A section of the Arcobacter roscoffensis genome encodes:
- a CDS encoding LPS export ABC transporter periplasmic protein LptC: MGVKIFVNALLVLAIGVYFIPVENKKTREDIKDIPLVVFENPKMYTLSENTLSRVVNASHAVKYQNRDEMFNANIIIKNEKVKKDFLVDKIKSDLIISHGDILTFKGNVNYQRDYFINLDTSKLYYNTKDKIAYNDVAYKGNYYKSTVDGTDLYLDSVNSSMKSKNVHFEIDMKN, encoded by the coding sequence ATGGGTGTAAAGATATTTGTAAATGCTTTATTGGTTTTAGCTATTGGAGTATATTTTATTCCAGTAGAGAATAAAAAAACAAGAGAGGATATAAAAGATATTCCTTTAGTAGTTTTTGAAAATCCAAAAATGTATACTCTTTCAGAAAATACATTAAGTAGAGTTGTAAATGCAAGTCATGCAGTAAAATATCAAAATAGAGATGAGATGTTTAATGCTAATATTATCATCAAAAATGAAAAAGTAAAAAAAGATTTTTTAGTAGATAAAATCAAATCAGATTTAATTATAAGTCATGGTGATATTTTAACATTTAAAGGTAATGTTAATTATCAAAGAGATTATTTTATAAATCTTGATACAAGTAAATTATATTACAATACAAAAGACAAAATAGCTTATAATGATGTAGCTTATAAGGGAAATTATTACAAAAGTACTGTAGATGGAACTGATTTATATTTGGACTCAGTTAATAGTTCGATGAAGTCAAAGAATGTACATTTTGAAATAGATATGAAAAATTAA
- a CDS encoding DUF3050 domain-containing protein, which yields MNQNIEEIQNSLIPLQEELKNHKLYESINSLDSLQTFMQSHVFVVWDFMSIVKTLQLELTSMTYPWTPNTKTIVSRRLINDIVLSEESDYDDKGIIKSHFEFYIECMQQSEACTKDIETLISKLEKQENIFDIIKSLELSNELKEFLTFTFEIIESKEIHNISALLTFGRENLIPDMFITFVDNFDCNDKEKISKFEYYLNRHIDVDGHEHGPMSLTMMNELCGTDENKWEEVKQTSIKALELRIKLWNSIYKEIY from the coding sequence ATGAATCAAAATATAGAAGAAATTCAAAATAGTTTAATTCCTTTACAAGAAGAGTTGAAAAATCATAAACTTTATGAGAGTATCAACTCTTTAGATTCACTGCAAACTTTTATGCAAAGTCATGTTTTTGTAGTTTGGGATTTTATGTCTATTGTGAAGACATTACAACTTGAACTAACTTCAATGACTTATCCTTGGACTCCAAATACTAAAACTATAGTTTCAAGAAGACTAATAAATGATATAGTTTTATCAGAAGAGAGTGATTATGATGATAAAGGTATTATAAAAAGTCATTTTGAGTTTTATATAGAATGTATGCAACAATCAGAAGCTTGTACTAAAGATATAGAAACACTTATTTCTAAACTTGAAAAACAAGAAAATATTTTTGATATTATTAAAAGTTTAGAGTTGTCTAATGAGTTAAAAGAGTTTTTAACTTTTACTTTTGAGATTATAGAGTCAAAAGAAATTCACAATATCTCAGCACTTCTAACTTTTGGAAGAGAAAACTTAATACCTGATATGTTCATCACTTTTGTAGATAATTTTGATTGTAATGATAAAGAGAAAATCAGTAAGTTTGAGTACTATTTAAATAGACATATAGATGTAGATGGTCATGAACATGGACCTATGTCTCTTACTATGATGAATGAACTGTGTGGAACAGATGAAAATAAATGGGAAGAGGTAAAACAAACTTCTATAAAAGCTTTAGAATTAAGAATTAAACTTTGGAATTCTATTTATAAAGAAATATATTAA
- a CDS encoding NnrS family protein: protein MQFSQTPNSFIKEVSWWQRYTSQSHQLFFSMAIVFSIFLMFLSFLILKGQLSLEFSLIHGFGLNYAVFTNAFLGFLITVIPKYNAHPEVKKSEYLMPWVLFEISILLTLFLNPFIGKILVAFSMFYFSYIFYKIIRNSKAHDKKDSILINMIFIFGALLLIFEALFNINLSYMVFYSYLLAMVFIVALRMVPMFYFNVTGIKPWIKPKYTRESVVALLFILGVSLQFDLVVVSILSSFIGFIFFTYIVLKLNIYKKTPAIMSILSFAFIYIPLGFFVLFTETLFELETLKLSFHIFALGFITTMLIGFGSRVTLGHAVPTQPIQADKITVALFVFTQIVLLLRVLSSLSFMASSSFSMNLLYISFIAWIVLFVLWTLRYGRILLRI from the coding sequence ATGCAGTTCTCACAAACACCTAATAGTTTTATAAAAGAAGTGTCTTGGTGGCAAAGATATACTTCTCAGTCTCATCAACTATTCTTTTCTATGGCTATTGTTTTCTCAATATTTCTTATGTTTCTTAGTTTTCTTATTTTAAAAGGACAACTTTCACTAGAATTTTCACTTATTCATGGTTTTGGTTTAAATTATGCAGTTTTTACAAATGCTTTTTTAGGTTTCTTAATCACAGTTATTCCCAAATATAACGCTCATCCTGAAGTAAAAAAGAGTGAATATTTAATGCCTTGGGTATTGTTTGAAATATCTATTTTATTAACTTTATTTTTAAATCCATTTATAGGAAAAATATTAGTTGCATTTAGTATGTTTTACTTTTCGTATATTTTTTATAAAATAATAAGAAATTCAAAGGCTCATGATAAAAAAGATTCTATATTAATTAATATGATTTTTATATTTGGAGCATTACTTTTAATTTTTGAGGCTTTGTTTAATATAAACTTATCGTATATGGTATTTTATAGTTATCTATTAGCAATGGTATTTATTGTTGCTTTAAGAATGGTACCAATGTTTTATTTTAATGTAACAGGTATCAAGCCTTGGATTAAACCTAAATATACAAGAGAGTCTGTTGTGGCTTTACTTTTTATCTTAGGTGTAAGTTTACAATTTGATTTAGTTGTAGTCTCTATTTTAAGTAGTTTTATTGGATTTATATTTTTTACTTATATTGTTTTAAAGTTAAATATCTATAAAAAAACGCCAGCTATTATGAGTATATTATCTTTTGCTTTTATATATATACCTTTAGGTTTCTTTGTATTATTTACAGAGACTCTTTTTGAATTAGAAACTTTAAAACTCTCTTTTCATATTTTTGCTTTAGGTTTTATAACTACAATGCTTATTGGCTTTGGAAGTAGAGTTACATTAGGTCATGCTGTACCTACACAGCCTATTCAAGCTGATAAGATAACTGTTGCACTTTTTGTTTTTACTCAAATAGTTCTACTTTTAAGAGTATTATCTTCACTTAGTTTTATGGCTTCTTCAAGTTTTTCTATGAATTTACTTTACATAAGCTTTATTGCTTGGATAGTATTGTTTGTATTGTGGACTTTGAGATATGGAAGAATACTTTTAAGAATATAA
- the hisB gene encoding imidazoleglycerol-phosphate dehydratase HisB, with protein MIEINRETRETNIKCKIEVNGEGKSTIKTGVGFFDHMLEAFSKHSGINLELSCDGDLHVDAHHTVEDCGIVIGQALKKEIFPIEAVERYGNATVVMDEAAVTCALDLSNRPYLVYEVNVDGKVGAFDVELAEEFFHAVSKNAGLTVHIIQDRGRNKHHILEAAFKAFAVALRRALVKNERLGIPSTKGVL; from the coding sequence ATGATAGAAATAAATAGAGAAACTAGAGAAACAAATATTAAATGTAAAATAGAAGTAAATGGTGAGGGAAAATCAACTATTAAAACAGGAGTTGGTTTTTTTGATCATATGTTAGAAGCTTTTTCAAAACATAGTGGAATTAATTTAGAGCTTTCATGTGATGGGGATTTACATGTTGATGCTCACCATACAGTTGAAGATTGTGGAATTGTAATAGGACAAGCTTTAAAAAAAGAGATTTTCCCTATTGAAGCAGTTGAAAGATATGGAAATGCAACTGTTGTTATGGATGAAGCGGCAGTTACATGTGCTTTAGATTTATCAAATAGACCTTATTTAGTTTATGAAGTAAATGTTGATGGTAAAGTTGGGGCATTTGATGTAGAACTTGCAGAAGAGTTTTTCCATGCCGTTTCAAAAAACGCAGGTTTAACAGTGCATATTATACAAGATAGGGGAAGAAATAAACACCATATTTTAGAAGCAGCTTTTAAAGCTTTTGCTGTTGCTCTTAGACGTGCTTTAGTTAAAAATGAAAGACTGGGAATTCCTAGTACGAAAGGTGTTTTATGA
- the hslU gene encoding ATP-dependent protease ATPase subunit HslU has translation MDLTPKQIVAYLDDYVIGQKDAKKTIALALRNRYRRMKVEPTLQEEIMPKNILMIGSTGVGKTEIARRLAKMMGLPFVKVEASKYTEVGFVGRDVESMVRDLVYESINIVTKEFEEKIKDKIEDEVNKKIIEKLVPPLPESATESAKESFIKTYNLMESKLLKGDLDEKKIEIEVPKKSHVEIIDSGMPMDMSSMQESLNKMLGGLNKEKIKKEVTIKDAKILLKGEASDSLLDQEAIKIEAIKRAESGGIIFLDEIDKIASGKTNQNQDPSKEGVQRDLLPIVEGSSVQTKFGQVKTDHILFIAAGAFHVSKPSDLLPELQGRFPLRVELESLDEEALYKILINTKNSLLRQYKALLEVEGVELEFDDESIRAFAKYSETANEKTEDIGARRLHTVIEKVIEDISFDADEKQGEKVIVTKDLVEEKLDKIVDDEDIARYIL, from the coding sequence ATGGATTTAACACCAAAGCAGATTGTTGCATATTTAGATGATTATGTAATTGGTCAAAAAGATGCTAAAAAAACTATTGCTTTAGCCCTAAGAAATAGATATAGAAGAATGAAAGTAGAACCAACTTTACAAGAAGAGATAATGCCTAAAAATATTCTTATGATAGGTAGTACTGGTGTTGGTAAAACTGAAATTGCAAGAAGACTTGCAAAGATGATGGGATTACCTTTTGTAAAGGTTGAGGCCTCTAAATACACAGAAGTTGGTTTTGTAGGACGAGATGTTGAATCTATGGTTAGAGACTTAGTTTATGAATCAATCAATATTGTAACAAAAGAGTTTGAAGAAAAAATCAAAGATAAAATTGAAGATGAAGTAAACAAAAAAATCATTGAAAAACTTGTACCACCACTTCCTGAAAGTGCAACAGAGAGTGCAAAAGAGTCTTTTATCAAAACTTACAATCTTATGGAGTCAAAACTTTTAAAAGGTGATCTTGATGAGAAAAAAATTGAGATAGAAGTTCCTAAAAAAAGTCATGTAGAGATTATAGATTCTGGTATGCCTATGGATATGAGCTCTATGCAAGAAAGCCTTAACAAAATGTTAGGTGGACTAAACAAAGAGAAAATCAAAAAAGAAGTTACAATAAAAGATGCAAAAATTCTTTTAAAAGGTGAAGCGAGTGATTCACTACTTGATCAAGAAGCTATAAAGATTGAGGCTATTAAAAGAGCAGAATCTGGTGGAATTATTTTCTTAGATGAGATTGATAAAATTGCTTCTGGTAAAACTAATCAAAATCAAGACCCATCAAAAGAGGGTGTTCAAAGAGATTTATTACCAATTGTTGAAGGAAGTAGTGTACAAACTAAATTTGGTCAAGTTAAAACTGATCATATTTTATTTATTGCTGCTGGGGCATTCCATGTTTCAAAACCTAGTGATTTATTACCAGAGTTACAAGGAAGATTTCCTTTAAGAGTTGAGTTAGAGTCACTTGATGAGGAAGCTCTTTATAAAATTCTTATAAATACTAAAAACTCACTTCTTAGACAGTACAAAGCACTATTAGAAGTTGAGGGTGTTGAGTTAGAGTTTGACGATGAATCAATTAGAGCATTTGCTAAGTATTCAGAAACTGCAAATGAAAAAACAGAAGACATTGGGGCAAGAAGACTACACACTGTAATTGAAAAAGTTATTGAAGATATTTCTTTTGATGCTGATGAGAAACAAGGTGAGAAAGTAATTGTAACAAAAGATTTAGTTGAGGAAAAACTTGATAAAATCGTAGATGATGAAGATATTGCAAGATATATTCTTTAA
- a CDS encoding TatD family hydrolase yields MILDTHCHLDNEKFYEDVHEVIQNAISHGVKGFLIPGADFKDLPQAVKLAEQYDEVYFSVGTHPYDAEEYDVKVLEEYINHPKCIAVGECGLDYFRLPEDEEEKKAYKEKQKEVFISQIEFAKKVKKPLIVHIREASNDSRQILEQYNAKEVGGVLHCYNASEHLLPLANHGFYFGIGGVLTFKNAKKLVEVLPKIPKQKLLIETDAPYLTPHPHRGKRNEPYYTVFVADKIAELLDISRDEIEELTTTNAKKLFKEFSSIS; encoded by the coding sequence ATTATACTTGATACACACTGTCACCTAGACAATGAAAAGTTTTATGAAGATGTTCATGAAGTAATACAAAATGCCATCTCACATGGAGTTAAAGGGTTTTTAATTCCAGGTGCTGATTTTAAAGATTTACCACAGGCTGTAAAACTTGCTGAACAATATGATGAGGTATACTTTTCTGTTGGAACTCATCCTTATGATGCAGAAGAATATGATGTAAAAGTACTTGAAGAGTATATAAATCATCCTAAATGTATTGCTGTTGGAGAGTGTGGATTAGACTATTTTAGACTCCCAGAAGATGAAGAAGAGAAAAAAGCTTACAAAGAAAAACAAAAAGAGGTTTTTATTTCGCAAATTGAGTTTGCAAAAAAAGTAAAAAAACCTTTAATTGTTCATATAAGAGAAGCCTCTAATGACTCACGGCAGATTTTAGAACAATATAATGCTAAAGAAGTTGGAGGAGTATTGCATTGTTATAATGCAAGTGAACATCTTCTTCCTTTAGCGAATCATGGTTTTTATTTTGGAATTGGTGGGGTTTTAACTTTTAAAAATGCTAAAAAGTTAGTTGAAGTACTTCCTAAAATACCAAAGCAAAAACTTTTAATTGAAACTGATGCACCATACTTAACTCCTCATCCTCATAGAGGTAAAAGAAATGAACCTTACTACACAGTATTTGTAGCTGATAAAATAGCTGAACTTCTAGATATTTCAAGGGATGAAATAGAAGAGCTTACAACTACTAATGCTAAGAAATTATTTAAAGAGTTTTCTAGTATATCTTAG
- the lptA gene encoding lipopolysaccharide transport periplasmic protein LptA yields the protein MKYLAGLLVCSTLLLGQTQKLVIDAQKFEASDAKGISTFTGDVKIQMGKDRLEANKVEIYFVSNKGTNTKTPSKYIATGNVNFELVTSKKHYLGTGNKIIYSPSKQEYTVLGNGFLQEKNDDRKIYGDKIYVNQLSGEAKVSGSENKPVRFIINIEQGGENK from the coding sequence ATGAAATATTTAGCTGGTTTATTAGTTTGTTCAACACTTCTTTTGGGACAAACACAAAAACTTGTTATTGACGCTCAGAAATTTGAAGCAAGTGATGCAAAAGGAATTTCTACATTTACAGGGGATGTAAAAATCCAGATGGGAAAAGATAGGTTAGAAGCAAATAAAGTTGAAATATATTTTGTATCAAATAAAGGAACAAATACAAAAACTCCTTCAAAATATATAGCAACAGGAAATGTAAACTTTGAGTTAGTAACTTCAAAGAAACACTATCTTGGAACAGGAAATAAGATAATTTATTCTCCTTCAAAGCAAGAGTATACAGTACTTGGTAATGGCTTTTTACAAGAGAAAAATGATGATAGAAAAATTTATGGAGATAAAATCTATGTAAATCAACTATCAGGAGAAGCAAAAGTAAGCGGTAGTGAGAATAAACCTGTAAGATTCATCATAAACATAGAACAAGGCGGGGAAAATAAATAA
- the yihA gene encoding ribosome biogenesis GTP-binding protein YihA/YsxC codes for MRIVEASFMKSAQSIDDSPSPDMAEVAFLGRSNVGKSSLLNTLTNRKGLAKSSSTPGKTQLINYFAIKFKTENEEIPHLFARFVDLPGFGYARVSKTLKAAWNKNLTGYLEERPNLQVFVHLIDSRHPNLEIDKNVDEFLRTHKRGDQIIINAFTKTDKLKQNDLQKLKRAYPDGIFVSNLKKRGMLDLQKAITDHLFGNQIF; via the coding sequence ATGAGAATAGTTGAAGCTTCATTTATGAAATCAGCACAAAGTATAGATGATTCACCAAGTCCTGATATGGCAGAAGTTGCCTTTTTAGGAAGAAGTAATGTTGGAAAATCATCTTTGTTAAATACTTTAACAAATAGAAAAGGTTTAGCAAAATCTTCATCAACACCTGGTAAGACACAGTTGATTAACTATTTTGCTATCAAGTTTAAAACAGAAAATGAAGAAATACCACATCTTTTTGCTAGGTTTGTGGATTTACCAGGATTTGGATATGCAAGGGTATCAAAAACTTTAAAAGCAGCATGGAATAAAAACCTAACAGGATATTTAGAAGAGAGACCAAATCTTCAAGTGTTTGTACACTTAATAGATTCAAGGCATCCTAATTTAGAAATTGATAAAAACGTGGATGAGTTTTTAAGAACTCACAAAAGAGGTGATCAAATCATCATCAATGCTTTTACTAAAACAGATAAATTAAAACAAAATGATTTACAAAAATTAAAAAGAGCATATCCTGATGGAATATTTGTATCTAATTTAAAGAAAAGAGGGATGTTAGACCTTCAAAAAGCAATAACGGATCATTTATTTGGAAATCAAATTTTTTAA
- a CDS encoding septal ring lytic transglycosylase RlpA family protein, with the protein MSFLNKTIKYGLNSSIVIGAIIFTGCSSKQSSYSGGSYTPADISKVYKQTSNTKIRNSKAMHRATLKPYSVFGVRYYPKVENVGQELRGIASWYGPKFHAKKTSNGEIYNMYAMTAAHKTLPMNTMVRVDNLENGKSAIVRINDRGPFVAGRIIDLSNKAAHAIDMVRKGTVQVKVTVLGYNGELENHDAPTAEPVFTNIAKKQETNIGTPVIQPKPVVEKLEPMKIEEKTIVSGGKYNIQVGAFGRLEGAMQTKAKYEALTNGNYNVKVEKILSGGRYLHKVFITGFDSYNHAQLFKDSNGLNGMILEK; encoded by the coding sequence TTGAGTTTTCTTAATAAAACAATAAAATATGGCTTAAATAGTAGTATTGTAATAGGTGCAATAATTTTTACAGGTTGTTCTTCTAAACAAAGCTCATATTCAGGTGGTTCATATACTCCTGCTGATATTAGTAAAGTTTACAAGCAAACAAGCAACACTAAGATTAGAAACTCTAAAGCAATGCATAGAGCGACACTTAAACCTTATAGTGTCTTTGGTGTAAGGTATTACCCGAAGGTAGAAAATGTAGGGCAAGAGTTAAGAGGTATTGCTTCTTGGTATGGACCTAAGTTTCATGCTAAAAAAACATCAAATGGTGAAATTTATAATATGTACGCAATGACAGCTGCACATAAGACATTACCTATGAATACTATGGTTAGAGTTGATAACCTTGAAAATGGTAAAAGTGCAATTGTAAGAATCAATGATAGAGGACCTTTTGTAGCTGGAAGAATTATTGATTTATCAAATAAAGCAGCCCATGCTATTGACATGGTTAGAAAAGGTACAGTACAAGTAAAAGTTACAGTGCTTGGTTACAATGGAGAACTTGAAAATCATGATGCTCCTACTGCTGAACCTGTATTTACAAATATAGCTAAAAAACAAGAAACAAATATAGGAACACCTGTTATTCAGCCTAAGCCAGTTGTAGAAAAACTAGAACCTATGAAAATAGAAGAAAAAACTATTGTTAGCGGTGGGAAATATAATATTCAAGTTGGAGCTTTTGGAAGACTTGAGGGTGCAATGCAAACTAAAGCTAAATACGAAGCATTAACTAATGGAAACTATAATGTAAAAGTAGAAAAAATACTTTCTGGTGGAAGATACTTGCATAAAGTTTTTATTACAGGTTTTGACTCATATAATCATGCGCAGTTATTCAAAGACTCAAATGGTCTAAACGGTATGATATTAGAAAAGTAA
- a CDS encoding efflux RND transporter permease subunit — protein sequence MIKLENFIHSILESKSKSILVYVITLILFILSVATFPTEITKAKMLPSKDSDSFSVYVNLKDGYSINHTKEVTRCISQELQKNENITNISVFVSEGQPLDFAALVKQSALKDKQWQAEMMVNIKKADNRNITSYNLVSNLREEVKTKCSLYEANIKFIELPAGPPVLASIVAEIYGGASFENRRDFSIKIAKILKEQATLVDIDIMASHDFIKYELELDNNKIIKSGVNLEQIKNVLYIAYEGMPISVVNENKAENQIPIFLRLDDSRLLDRKSKESLNSKLQNLKVMNQNGFMISLSEFVTIKEVIKEPELTSKNLNQMINVIAETNKDSQIYPLLDARTQMLEELSSDYEVIKTDMLNLAFVDKKTNERFDLVFDGELKVTLDTFKDLGGAFIIALVLIFFLMVMYYKSFALSGGIVLASFVSIVGVIFAHIIMDAFTADTFYLTATSLIGFIGLIGINSRNSTLIIDFSKQLVIEENMEINKAIAKATATRSKPIILTVLTMVFASSLLATDAVFGGLGIALIGGTLISYVVSMFFVPVIIKNHLHKIIK from the coding sequence ATGATAAAATTAGAAAACTTTATACACAGTATACTTGAATCAAAGTCTAAATCAATCCTAGTTTACGTAATAACACTTATACTTTTTATCTTAAGTGTAGCTACTTTTCCTACAGAAATCACAAAAGCAAAAATGCTTCCAAGTAAGGACTCAGATAGCTTTTCTGTATATGTAAACCTAAAAGATGGGTATAGTATAAATCACACAAAAGAAGTTACAAGATGTATCTCACAAGAACTTCAAAAAAATGAGAATATTACAAATATCTCAGTATTTGTAAGTGAAGGACAGCCCTTAGACTTTGCAGCACTAGTAAAACAAAGTGCACTAAAAGACAAACAATGGCAAGCTGAGATGATGGTAAACATCAAAAAAGCAGATAATAGAAACATCACAAGCTACAACCTTGTATCAAATCTAAGAGAAGAAGTAAAAACAAAATGTTCTTTGTATGAAGCAAATATCAAATTTATAGAACTTCCAGCAGGACCTCCTGTATTGGCTTCTATTGTTGCTGAGATATATGGAGGAGCGAGCTTTGAAAACAGAAGAGATTTTTCTATAAAAATTGCAAAGATTCTAAAAGAGCAAGCAACTTTAGTTGATATTGATATTATGGCAAGTCATGACTTTATAAAATACGAACTTGAACTAGACAACAACAAAATCATAAAAAGTGGTGTAAACCTAGAGCAAATAAAAAATGTACTTTATATAGCTTACGAAGGTATGCCAATATCAGTTGTAAATGAAAACAAAGCAGAAAATCAAATACCGATATTTTTAAGACTTGATGATTCAAGGCTACTTGATAGAAAAAGTAAAGAGTCTCTAAATAGCAAACTTCAAAACCTAAAAGTTATGAATCAAAATGGTTTTATGATAAGCCTATCAGAGTTTGTAACAATAAAAGAAGTGATAAAAGAACCTGAACTTACATCAAAAAATCTAAATCAAATGATAAATGTAATAGCAGAGACAAATAAAGATAGCCAAATCTATCCACTTTTAGATGCAAGAACACAAATGCTTGAAGAGTTAAGTAGTGATTATGAAGTAATCAAAACAGATATGCTAAATCTTGCTTTCGTAGATAAAAAAACAAATGAAAGATTTGACTTAGTATTTGATGGAGAGCTAAAAGTAACCCTTGATACCTTTAAAGACTTAGGAGGTGCGTTTATAATAGCTCTTGTTTTAATCTTCTTTTTGATGGTTATGTATTATAAAAGTTTTGCCCTATCAGGAGGAATAGTACTTGCTAGTTTTGTATCAATTGTGGGTGTTATCTTTGCACATATAATAATGGATGCTTTTACAGCTGATACTTTCTATTTAACAGCTACATCTTTGATAGGATTTATTGGTCTTATTGGTATTAACTCTAGAAACTCTACACTTATCATAGATTTCTCAAAACAGTTAGTAATAGAAGAAAATATGGAAATAAACAAAGCCATAGCAAAAGCAACTGCAACAAGGTCAAAACCTATCATCCTTACAGTTTTAACAATGGTATTTGCTTCATCTTTACTTGCAACTGATGCTGTGTTTGGTGGTCTTGGTATTGCACTTATTGGTGGTACACTTATATCTTATGTTGTATCTATGTTTTTTGTACCTGTTATTATCAAAAACCACTTACATAAAATCATCAAATAA
- a CDS encoding redoxin domain-containing protein, giving the protein MNPKIKKYLKESIKFIIILAIALNVISYFKSQDLNKDDLIYTSYKLLDNSEYNMPKDKPVLVHFWATWCPTCEVEASNIEKISKDYEVITIATQSGSTKEIQNYLKKHNLSFKVVNDEDGFYSRTFNIKAFPTTLIYDENRTLKFSEVGYTSTLGLYARMWWVD; this is encoded by the coding sequence ATGAATCCCAAAATAAAAAAATATCTAAAAGAATCAATAAAGTTTATAATAATTCTAGCAATAGCACTAAATGTAATAAGCTACTTCAAATCTCAAGATTTAAACAAAGATGATTTAATCTACACAAGTTACAAACTACTTGATAACAGTGAATACAATATGCCAAAAGATAAACCCGTACTAGTACACTTCTGGGCTACATGGTGTCCTACTTGTGAAGTAGAAGCAAGTAATATAGAAAAAATCTCAAAAGATTATGAAGTAATCACAATAGCAACACAATCAGGCTCAACAAAAGAGATACAAAACTATCTAAAAAAACATAATCTAAGTTTCAAAGTAGTAAATGATGAAGACGGTTTTTACTCAAGAACTTTCAATATCAAAGCCTTTCCTACAACACTAATCTATGATGAAAATAGAACCCTAAAATTTAGCGAAGTTGGATACACTTCAACACTTGGACTTTATGCAAGAATGTGGTGGGTTGATTAA
- a CDS encoding N-acetyltransferase, whose translation MEIKFFKPDVTHIAIMQELVKEEVDNGNILLRTEDEMANTIRSYTVVEVDGVMAGFTALHIHSARLAEVRSLVVSKNFRGLKLGQKLVDACIKEGKEYKLVQILSLTYEQGFFESVGFRKIEKEDIPEHKIWADCIRCKHFPICDEIAMVYDL comes from the coding sequence TTGGAAATCAAATTTTTTAAACCTGACGTAACTCATATTGCAATAATGCAAGAGTTAGTAAAAGAAGAGGTTGATAATGGAAATATTCTTTTACGAACAGAAGATGAAATGGCTAATACTATTAGATCATACACAGTTGTAGAAGTGGATGGAGTAATGGCTGGATTTACAGCCTTACATATACACTCAGCAAGACTAGCAGAAGTTAGAAGCTTAGTAGTTTCTAAAAACTTTAGAGGTCTTAAATTAGGACAAAAATTAGTTGATGCTTGTATAAAAGAGGGAAAAGAGTATAAACTAGTACAAATACTATCACTTACATATGAACAAGGTTTCTTTGAAAGTGTTGGCTTTAGAAAAATAGAAAAAGAAGACATTCCTGAGCATAAAATATGGGCAGATTGTATTAGATGTAAGCACTTTCCTATTTGTGATGAAATTGCGATGGTATACGATTTATAA
- a CDS encoding KdsC family phosphatase — protein sequence MIELIVLDVDGTLTDGKITYTNNGDEIKSFDVADGLAIATWTKKLGKKAAIITGRTSLLVERRAKDLQITHLHQKVHNKDEVLANILKEENLTWDQVAAIGDDLNDYKMLKKVGFSATPANGTHYLKGFVDFVCENKGGEGAVREMLEYIIKQDGLEEEYLAAWV from the coding sequence ATGATTGAACTTATAGTATTAGATGTTGATGGTACTTTAACAGATGGAAAGATTACTTATACAAATAATGGTGATGAAATAAAATCTTTTGATGTAGCTGATGGTTTAGCAATTGCAACTTGGACAAAAAAGCTTGGGAAAAAAGCTGCAATTATTACAGGTAGAACTTCTTTATTAGTTGAGAGAAGAGCAAAAGATTTACAAATCACTCACTTACATCAAAAAGTTCATAATAAAGATGAAGTATTAGCAAACATACTAAAAGAAGAAAACCTAACTTGGGATCAAGTAGCAGCAATCGGTGATGATTTAAATGACTACAAGATGCTTAAAAAAGTAGGCTTCTCGGCAACTCCTGCAAATGGAACTCACTATTTAAAAGGTTTTGTTGACTTTGTTTGTGAGAACAAAGGTGGAGAGGGTGCTGTAAGAGAAATGCTTGAGTATATTATTAAGCAAGATGGATTAGAAGAGGAATACCTAGCTGCATGGGTGTAA